The stretch of DNA ACTTCCGACAACATCCAGGACACCACCTCCTTCGACCGCCGCCAGAAGAACAGCGTGCACTACCGCAGCCCCAAATGGAACGGCTTCAGCGGCGGCGTAACGTGGGGCGTCAATGAAGAGCGCGCCACGGTGCCGCGCAACCCGAGCCTGTGGTCGTTTGCCGGGGCCTATGACAACGGCCCGCTGAACGTGGTGCTGGCCTACGAGCGCCACAACAACTACCAGACCGCGGGCCGCGACGACGAAGGCATGAAGATCGGCCTGTCGTACCAGTTCCCCACCACCAGGGTATCCGCGATCTACGAGCGGCTGCACTACCGCACTGCCACCGGCGACCTGAAGCGCGATGCGTACTACGCCTCGGTGGTGCAGAAGCTGTGGACCGGCAGCCTGCGTGCCGGCGTCGGCTACGCCGGCAACGGCCGCGGCAACGCCACCGAGACCGTCGGCTTCTTCCGCAGCGGCCCGGACACCGGCGCCATGCAGGCCACCGTCGGCTACGAATACCCGCTGTCCAAGCGCACCTCGGTGTTCGGCTTCTACAGCCGCATCTTCAACAAGAAGAACGCCATCTACGACTTTGCCATCAACGAGCTCGGCATCTCCGCCGGCGCCGATCCGCAGACCTTTGCGCTGGGCATGCGCCACGTGTTCTGAAGGCGCTTCGCCGCAGGCCATTACCAAGACACCAACGATCCGGGAGACCCCACATGAGATTCCGCCACATGCTGCGCGCCACGCTGGCCGCCGCCTTGTGCCTGCCGCTGCTGCATGGCGCCGCGCGCGCCGACAGCTATCCCGACAAGCCGATCCGCATGGTGGTGCCGTTTGCCGCCGGCAGCGCCACCGACCTGCTCGCGCGCATCGTCAGCGCCGAGATGAGCGCCTCGTCGAACATGCAGATCGTCGTCGACAACCGGCTCGGCGCCGGCGGCACCATCGGCACCGCGGTGGTGGCCAAGGCTCCCGCTGACGGCTACACCCTGCTACTGACCTCCGCCGGCCATGCGGTCAATCCCACGCTCTATCCGAAGCTGCCGTATGACACCACGCGCGACCTGAAGGGCATCTCCACGGTGGCGACCATGCCCTACCTGCTGGTGGTCAGCGCCTCCAGCCCGTACCGCACGCTCAAGGACCTGCTGGCCGCCGCGCGCGCCAGGCCGGACTCGGTCACCTACAGCTCGGCGGGCAGCGGCAGCTCTTCGCACCTGAGCGGCGAGCTGCTCAACGTGAGCGCCGGCGTGCAGACCCGGCATATCCCGTACAAGGGCGCGCCGGCGGCCATCACCGATGTGATGAGCGGACGCGTCGACATGTTCTTCGCCCCGTCGATCACCGCGCTGCAGTTCGTCAAGGACGGCAAGCTGCGCATCCTGGGCGTGGCCACGGCGGCGCGGGTGCCGTCGCTGCCGGACGTGCCCACCATCGCCGAGGCGGGCGTGCCGGGCTATGTGTTCGATGCCTGGTTCGGCGTGCTGGCGCCGGCGGGCACGCCCAGGGAGATCGTGGCGCGCCTGAACACGGCGATGCAGCAGGCGCTGGGCGCGCCGGCAACGCGCGACAAGCTGATGGCGCAAGGCGCCGAAGCCAAGCCGTCGACGCCGGCCGCGTTCGACAAGCTGATCGCCGCCGACATCGCCAAGCTCGAGCCCATCGTCAAGCGCTCGGGTGCGCAGCCGGGCCAGTAACGCCGCGGCACTGGCGCCCGGCGCATCATCCGGGCGCCGCCTCTTTCAAACCTAGGGAACATCGATATGCGTTGGATTGCACGGGGCCTGGCGCATGCCATGGCGGCGGCTTGCGTGATGATCGCGGCCGGAGGAGCACAGGCGCAGGCCGCCGCCGCGCCCGCGGACCGGATCCTGGTCAACGGCACGGTGCTTACCATGGACGGCGCGGATACGGTGGCGCAGGCCATTGCCATCCGTGGCGAGCGCATCGTTGCAGTGGGCACCAACCCGAACATCCGCCGCCTGGCCGGACCGGCCACCGAGGTGATCGACCTGGGCGGGCGCACGGTGATCCCCGGGCTGATCGACACCCATATCCACGCCATTCGCGGCGGCCAGAGCTATGCCTTCGAAACCTACTGGTACGAGGGCGAAACCACCAGCCTGGCTGCGGGCCTGGAACAGCTGCGCAAGACCGCGCTGGCGCGCGGCCCCGGCAAATGGGTGGCCGTGACCGGTTCCTGGCACCCCGACCAGTTCACCGAGAAGCGCGCGCCGACCCCGGCCGAGCTGACCGCGCTGCTCCCCGGCAATCCGGCCTACGTGCAGTACCTGTACGACTACGCGCTGGTCAACGCCAAGGCGATCGAAGTGCTCGAACTCGATCAGCCCGATGCGCTGCCGCCCGGCATCCGCATGGAGCGCGACCGCGACGGCCGTCTCACCGGGCGGGTCTTCGGCGCGATCCGGCCGCTGTCGGCGCTGTTCGGGCGCATCCTGGCGCAGAGCCAGGTCGACCCCAAGGCCAGCCTGCAAGCCTTCTTCGGCCGCCTCAACAGCCTGGGCGTGACCGCGCTGATCGACCCCACCGCCGGACCGGGCCCCGCGTACGATCCGCTGTTCGCTCTGTGGCGCGAAGACAGCCTGTCGCTGCGGGTCGGCTACCGCATCCCGACCATGGTCGCGGGCAACGAGGCCGAGTGGTTCCGCAACACGCTGGCCTACCTGCCGCCGCGCCTGGGCGACGGCAAGCTGCGCTTCCTGGGACCGGGCGAAATGCTGGTGTTCGGCATGGACGACGGCGTGAAGATGGGGCCCGGATTCCAGCCGTCGGCGAAGGACCGCGAGGAACTGCTGAAGGTTGCCACCTTCGCCGCCAGCCGCGGCTATCCGGTCGAGATCCACGCCTATACCGACGATGCCGCCAACGCCATCCTCGACGTGTTCGAGGAAGTGTCAAAACACCATGACCTGGGCAAGCTGCGCTGGGCCATGGCCCACCTGAACACCGGCAAGCCCGAGACCTTCCGCCGCATGAAGGCGCTAGGGCTGGCCTACACGGTGCAGATGGGGCCGTACTTCGAGGCCGGCGCCATCGGCCACGCCAATGGCCATCATGTGGCCGAGGCCGCGCCGCCGGTGCGGCTGGCCCTGCAGCACGGGCTGAAAGTGGCAGGGGGCACGGATGCCACGCGCATCGGTATCCCGGGCGTCTGGCGTGCGCTGGAGTTCCATGTCGGGGGCTATTCGATCGGCCGGGAAGTCCGGCGCAAGGATGAGTTCCGGCTGTCGAGGCTGGAGGCGTTGCGGCTCTATACCGCCAACGCGGCGTGGATTTCGTTCGACGAGGCTTCGCGCGGCACGCTGGAGGCGGGCAAGCTCGCCGATCTGGCGGTGCTCGACAAGCCCTACCTGACCGTTCCGGTTGAAGACATCCATCGCATCCGTTCGGTGCTGACGATGGTGGGTGGCAGGGTGGTGCATGGCGATGGGGGCTTCGCTGCGCGCAAGGAGCGATAGGAGCAGCGGAAGGGAAGACGTGCTTAACCGCGCCAACGCCCACTAAGAACCACCCCCGATCTCCCCCAACACCCTGCAATTCGGCCAGCTCCCAGCCATCGCCAACTCCGTCGCCACCCGCCTCAGCGTTTCCATCACAGCCAGCGTCGCCCGCGACGGCGGCCGTGCCGCGGCATAGCCGATCAGCCGATGCAGTTCGAGCCCTTGCACCGGCACGGCCTGCAGGTGTCCGGCCTCCAGTTCGTCCCGTATCGCCGCGGCAAAATGCACGGTCCACCCGAACCCGCGCGCTACCAGTCGCCGGGCTACCTCGATCGATTCCACCTCCATCGTCACCTGCAGCTCCAGGCCCTGGCGCGCCGCCAGCGCTTCCAGCGCCAGCCGCACGCCTGACTTGGGCACGCCGGTCAGGATCAATGGGAGGCCCTGCAGCTGTTCGATCGCCACCGGCGCATCGCCCAGCGCGGCATCGCCCCGCGGGCCGATCGCGCACAGGCTCTCCGCCACCAGCGGCACCGCCGAGACCCCGGGGCTCGACACCGGCCCGCTCAGCAGCGCGACGTCGAGCGTGCCTTGCAGCAGCGCATCCTGCAGCGCGGGAGCGAAATTCTCCACCAGGCGCAGGCGGATCTCCGGATACTGCTCGCGCAGTGTTTCGGCCAGCGGGATGAACAGCAGCGGCGCCAGCGCAG from Cupriavidus taiwanensis encodes:
- a CDS encoding LysR family transcriptional regulator, with amino-acid sequence MDLRQLRYFKVLATLQHFGRASAALHIAQPALSRQIRLLEEELGVRLLERHVRGATPTPEGLVLLDRASFLLRYADQVKVDIADLAASPRGLVAVGLTPALAPLLFIPLAETLREQYPEIRLRLVENFAPALQDALLQGTLDVALLSGPVSSPGVSAVPLVAESLCAIGPRGDAALGDAPVAIEQLQGLPLILTGVPKSGVRLALEALAARQGLELQVTMEVESIEVARRLVARGFGWTVHFAAAIRDELEAGHLQAVPVQGLELHRLIGYAAARPPSRATLAVMETLRRVATELAMAGSWPNCRVLGEIGGGS
- a CDS encoding tripartite tricarboxylate transporter substrate binding protein, with the translated sequence MRFRHMLRATLAAALCLPLLHGAARADSYPDKPIRMVVPFAAGSATDLLARIVSAEMSASSNMQIVVDNRLGAGGTIGTAVVAKAPADGYTLLLTSAGHAVNPTLYPKLPYDTTRDLKGISTVATMPYLLVVSASSPYRTLKDLLAAARARPDSVTYSSAGSGSSSHLSGELLNVSAGVQTRHIPYKGAPAAITDVMSGRVDMFFAPSITALQFVKDGKLRILGVATAARVPSLPDVPTIAEAGVPGYVFDAWFGVLAPAGTPREIVARLNTAMQQALGAPATRDKLMAQGAEAKPSTPAAFDKLIAADIAKLEPIVKRSGAQPGQ
- a CDS encoding amidohydrolase; the protein is MRWIARGLAHAMAAACVMIAAGGAQAQAAAAPADRILVNGTVLTMDGADTVAQAIAIRGERIVAVGTNPNIRRLAGPATEVIDLGGRTVIPGLIDTHIHAIRGGQSYAFETYWYEGETTSLAAGLEQLRKTALARGPGKWVAVTGSWHPDQFTEKRAPTPAELTALLPGNPAYVQYLYDYALVNAKAIEVLELDQPDALPPGIRMERDRDGRLTGRVFGAIRPLSALFGRILAQSQVDPKASLQAFFGRLNSLGVTALIDPTAGPGPAYDPLFALWREDSLSLRVGYRIPTMVAGNEAEWFRNTLAYLPPRLGDGKLRFLGPGEMLVFGMDDGVKMGPGFQPSAKDREELLKVATFAASRGYPVEIHAYTDDAANAILDVFEEVSKHHDLGKLRWAMAHLNTGKPETFRRMKALGLAYTVQMGPYFEAGAIGHANGHHVAEAAPPVRLALQHGLKVAGGTDATRIGIPGVWRALEFHVGGYSIGREVRRKDEFRLSRLEALRLYTANAAWISFDEASRGTLEAGKLADLAVLDKPYLTVPVEDIHRIRSVLTMVGGRVVHGDGGFAARKER
- a CDS encoding porin, producing the protein MNNPLAGATFAALAACCTVASAQNHVTLYGRLNTSMEYSDASTASDGTRLGGTGRLTNNRSVFGMRGEEALYGSLKAIWQIESNISLDTGSGQLASRNTRVGLAGSAGSFFMGNWTTPYLEATSAYDPFYPTTAGYMALIGNGSTPTSDNIQDTTSFDRRQKNSVHYRSPKWNGFSGGVTWGVNEERATVPRNPSLWSFAGAYDNGPLNVVLAYERHNNYQTAGRDDEGMKIGLSYQFPTTRVSAIYERLHYRTATGDLKRDAYYASVVQKLWTGSLRAGVGYAGNGRGNATETVGFFRSGPDTGAMQATVGYEYPLSKRTSVFGFYSRIFNKKNAIYDFAINELGISAGADPQTFALGMRHVF